A single genomic interval of Pseudorasbora parva isolate DD20220531a chromosome 21, ASM2467924v1, whole genome shotgun sequence harbors:
- the LOC137056534 gene encoding uncharacterized protein, translated as MSGKKSHKAMSENEWIIRLKKFASTGVWPSTEGNRPAPRQKKWYEMYQRIEKCPMQSRGQTTLLGAVPKCMCGFHTQKATVSTGPAPRVVEQQPSATGPAQQSQPQPQPRLQPKTTPSVTSRIIPSLSRFTKPRFGGSHIAAAKPNLSMARKPSQVVDQPSPAVSGDPITSTTVSTQDPGVPASVPRTTADVTSPTESCSIVSTAPSGALLQAPSGVRLHRLWSETLPQEDHRWIASRLFKSGPKGKPELRENLQLWYYPPQPALTYNQAPAPDRFFCHALLLWMPYKLWRVKVLCPNPACGQHQLTGGGLHKRARQVLDIDRMYNMVTETLICAKCKASHVSWSQTVLQQLDLGHRSEFRVILTRKYACDMRVIRLLRERGLGNSPTRVIKQLRENHSEEWLQRLARYTTQCVDFLNGPGVLPVKFQEPPEPTVVPSCKWLLTVYSQDILTRLDEIHARITSTYGSILKMDSTKKITKKLAGTARGTGLWLTSVGNEFGQVLISVLTAQEGAGLDIMVDGLVKRYQKAGVDPPAVLYVDCGCCTEVGETKLKTRFRGWPDLLIRLDIWHFMRRIALGCTTDAHQLYPIFMSRLSACIFEWDAADVSELRVAKREQLISQGWPALTDEDVHKHLTRGELALHCRRRTHGEETTILLLERLLTELLSSRGNDSLGVPLLDRERMEHIWNVQKKHVKCIQDPPGVVLYTETGSLTKGGMLLKTYRCARGSTSLESFHLHLNRFIPGTSANSLNFQIYLLEGLHRWNQDREAASLSMEPSALRSYTGELVHCVNTNYEKLFGRKVVPTFCSPARYTGELIGVQYLFQQTGQSLQDMNPDSEQTAELIEDLSVEERDEDEGFCDISEDHTITDPEAVLSPSSTLTLGSPTLVTSSDISALGSTSPSLLPDPTHGLTQSHSSAGPSGTAVSPFPSEPEDAGQDDDDDDDDDDDDDGEMAVDYQNVPGYQHVDRLAEYLVELRGHTTLSLTNQEANTIIALWQNLDDQDKKGVVKAARYQKRLLSGRFRVPKRPTQNPGVESTIRCVLGASGIAAQWPDCCRLVETIFIRLCNAHPSPKRKGKGALSRWSLILQDYRRIRQLVLGNGLVMGGTSIQLVEVNQNTLIQWYNNRQKKQELSVLLQGIQLPQPLHVAQEPLQVAKRLRTEPEQPGEQHQFKLPESTAGQAKQRQTSVGRPPLRPKAPAQSQMLVTPSAPGSSLQMVPNIMIPAAPGFHGVPVFQVPMYQGVQMVQGIPMVQGVQMVQGMPMIQPLLQPTVVRGTSSQPATPETMPKRPYRRTVEANTCKKCGQYKTSATGHSQYRGRVYCPQTETVCKEVWLEEMRRTISK; from the exons ATGTCTGGAAAAAAATCCCATAAAGCCATGTCGGAAAATGAATGGATAATTCGTCTAAAAAAGTTTGCCAGCACTGGAGTTTGGCCATCAACTGAGGGTAACAGGCCAGCTCCTCGACAGAAAAAGTGGTATGAGATGTATCAAAGG ATTGAAAAATGTCCGATGCAGTCTCGCGGCCAGACAACTTTACTTGGAGCAGTCCCAAAGTGCATGTGTGGTTTTCACACTCAAAAG GCCACTGTCTCTACTGGACCAGCACCAAGGGTTGTGGAACAACAGCCTTCCGCTACTGGGCCAGCACAGCAGAGTCAGCCTCAGCCTCAGCCTCGGCTCCAGCCCAAGACTACTCCATCTGTGACATCTAGGATTATACCAAGTTTGTCAAGG TTTACCAAGCCAAGATTTGGTGGGTCCCACATTGCTGCAGCAAAGCCCAATCTAAGTATGGCTAGGAAACCATCTCAGGTTGTTGACCAGCCCAGCCCAGCAGTGTCCGGTGATCCTATAACAAGCACCACTGTCTCT ACACAAGACCCTGGAGTTCCAGCCTCTGTCCCCAGAACCACTGCAGATGTGACCAGTCCTACAGAGTCGTGCAGTATTGTCTCT actgctccttctggagcattGCTGCAAGCTCCATCTGGAGTTCGACTGCATCGTTTGTGGTCGGAGACCTTGCCACAGGAAGATCACAGGTGGATTGCCAGCAGACTTTTTAAATCGGGACCCAAGGGGAAACCAGAGCTTCGTGAAAACCTACAGCTCTGGTATTACCCACCACAGCCAGCACTTACATACAATCAGGCTCCAGCTCCAGACAGATTTTTTTGCCATGCTCTGTTGCTGTGGATGCCATACAAGCTGTGGAGGGTCAAGGTTCTCTGTCCCAATCCTGCCTGTGGACAGCACCAGCTGACAGGAGGCGGTCTGCACAAAAGGGCACGGCAGGTTCTGGACATCGACAGGATGTACAACATGGTCACAGAAACCCTCAtctgtgccaagtgtaaagccTCGCATGTGTCTTGGAGTCAGACTGTCCTTCAACAGTTGGATCTGGGCCATCGATCTGAGTTTCGGGTCATCCTCACACGGAA GTATGCCTGTGATATGAGGGTCATTCGGCTTCTCCGTGAACGTGGCCTTGGCAACAGTCCCACCCGGGTCATAAAACAACTGCGAGAGAACCACAGCGAGGAGTGGCTCCAGCGGCTGGCCCGGTACACCACGCAATGTGTGGACTTCCTCAATGGACCCGGGGTGTTGCCAGTAAAATTTCAGGAACCCCCAGAGCCTACAGTGGTGCCAAGCTGTAAGTGGCTGCTTACAGTCTACAGCCAAGACATCCTGACAAGGCTGGATGAAATCCATGCAAGGATTACATCCACCTATGGCTCTATCTTGAAGATGGATTCCACTAAAAAG ATCACCAAGAAGCTGGCTGGGACGGCAAGAGGAACGGGACTCTGGCTTACCTCTGTTGGCAACGAGTTTGGTCAGGTGCTCATAAGTGTGCTTACAGCCCAGGAAGGAGCAGGACTGGACATTATGGTGGATGGTCTGGTGAAACGGTACCAGAAGGCTGGTGTGGACCCACCTGCTGTATTGTACGTGGACTGTGGCTGTTGCACTGAGGTGGGCGAGACCAAGCTCAAAACTAGATTCAGAGGTTGGCCAGATCTCCTGATACGCTTGGACATCTGGCATTTTATGCGCAGGATTGCCTTGGGGTGTACAACTGATGCCCATCAACTGTATCCCATCTTCATGTCACGGCTGTCAGCATGCATTTTTGAGTGGGATGCGGCTGATGTTTCTGAGCTTCGCGTGGCAAAGAGAGAGCAGCTGATATCCCAGGGTTGGCCTGCGCTGACAGATGAAGATGTCCACAAGCATCTCACCAGGGGAGAGCTGGCCCTTCATTGCCGGAGGAGGACCCATGGAGAGGAGACTACCATCCTTCTCCTTGAGCGACTGCTTACAGAGCTCCTGAGCAGCAGGGGCAATGACTCCCTGGGTGTTCCTCTCCTGGACAGAGAAAGGATGGAGCACATCTGGAATGTCCAGAAgaagcatgttaaatgcattcAAGATCCCCCTGGTGTTGTGCTCTATACAGAGACGGGGAGCTTAACCAAGGGAGGCATGCTTCTGAAGACATACAGATGTGCAAGGGGCTCTACTTCTCTCGAGTCCTTTCATTTACATCTGAACCGGTTCATCCCAG GAACCAGTGCGAACAGTCTGAACTTTCAGATTTATCTGCTGGAGGGTCTACACCGGTGGAACCAGGACCGGGAGGCTGCTTCCCTGTCAATGGAGCCATCAGCTTTGCGTAGTTACACAGGAGAACTTGTTCACTGTGTAAACACCAACTACGAAAAGCTGTTTGGCAGGAAAGTGGTCCCCACATTTTGTTCCCCTGCACGTTACACCG GTGAGCTCATTGGAGTGCAGTACCTGTTCCAGCAGACTGGCCAGTCACTGCAGGACATGAATCCAGACTCTGAGCAGACCGCAGAGCTCATTGAGGACCTCAGTGTGGAGGAGCGAGATGAAGATGAGGGCTTCTGTGACATCAGCGAGGATCACACCATTACTGATCCGGAAGCTGTTCTGTCACCATCCTCCACACTCACACTGGGTTCTCCCACCCTGGTCACCAGCAGTGACATATCTGCACTGGGCTCCACATCCCCTTCACTGCTCCCTGACCCCACACATGGCCTCACACAGTCTCATTCATCAGCTGGACCTTCAGGGACTGCTGTCTCTCCTTTCCCCTCAGAGCCAGAGGATGCTGGTCAGGATGATGACGACgacgacgatgatgatgatgatgatgatggagagATG gCTGTTGACTACCAAAATGTCCCGGGTTATCAGCATGTGGACAGGCTGGCAGAATATCTGGTGGAACTCCGGGGTCACACAACCCTCAGCCTGACCAACCAGGAAGCCAACACAATAATTGCTCTTTGGCAGAACCTGGATGACCAGGACAAGAAAGGGGTGGTGAAAGCAGCTCGTTACCAAAAGAGACTGCTGAGTGGACGCTTCAGAGTCCCAAAGAGGCCCACTCAGAACCCAGGGGTAGAGAGCACCATCAGATGTGTGCTGGGTGCAAGTGGCATAGCTGCTCAGTGGCCTGACTGTTGCCGTCTGGTGGAGACCATCTTCATCAGACTTTGCAATGCTCACCCAAGCCCCAAAAGAAAAGGCAAAGGAGCCCTGTCGAGATGGTCTCTGATCCTGCAAGACTATCGCAGGATAAGGCAGCTTGTACTGGGCAACGGCTTGGTGATGGGAGGGACGTCAATCCAGCTGGTGGAGGTTAACCAGAACACCCTGATTCAGTGGTACAACAACAGACAGAAAAAGCAGGaactgtctgtgctgcttcaggGTATTCAGTTGCCTCAGCCCCTCCATGTTGCTCAGGAGCCTCTCCAGGTTGCTAAACGCTTACGGACTGAGCCAGAACAACCAGGGGAACAGCACCAGTTTAAGCTGCCAGAGAGCACAGCAGGTCAGGCAAAGCAGAGGCAGACTTCTGTTGGGCGACCCCCTCTCAGACCCAAGGCACCAGCGCAGAGCCAGATGTTGGTGACACCATCAGCCCCTGGATCATCACTGCAGATGGTACCAAATATTATGATACCAGCAGCACCAGGGTTCCACGGTGTGCCAGTGTTTCAGGTGCCAATGTACCAGGGAGTCCAAATGGTCCAGGGAATCCCAATGGTCCAAGGTGTTCAAATGGTACAAGGAATGCCAATGATCCAGCCACTGTTACAGCCTACAGTGGTGCGGGGAACCAGCTCACAGCCTGCTACACCAGAAACCATGCCTAAGAGACCCTACAGGAGAACTGTAGAGGCAAACACGTGCAAAAAATGTGGGCAATACAAAACCAGTGCAACGGGACATAGCCAGTACAGGGGCAGGGTGTATTGCCCACAGACTGAGACAGTTTGCAAGGAGGTGTGGTTAGAGGAAATGCGGCGAACCATTTCTAAataa